A region from the Fusarium musae strain F31 chromosome 1, whole genome shotgun sequence genome encodes:
- a CDS encoding hypothetical protein (EggNog:ENOG41), whose protein sequence is MRDLHVVKSEEDVLPPLARWSLLPPNPEAVWYLHLDDRAGGRHYLKVLECESPEITGYSACLLDEDLLYLHSHREGEDFSFYSEGRGDRLHAVWLYFPVEKNERIVEVWRLRRRPAFWRDILLLRTNKSRVFFLGANANMTQPDAIFERVALLTAKPSRLWFSSQGDGVDCLAFDCEDKRHDKNEAPPSFHDPSTWSSRMSVQQIFNKSVKLGGVTGLVPCRTWIPGSTGIVGLIFTYSDGSRESVGQIRLDHLLPPIEVDPAGEMWIGARLLQPSGAVVESMRVIPSTGQTFHGGNPSQEGLTWLRILWRGRLDWNFLYRKCFINVSDQANVNQHMSIDMLLESWAGREWEKEEVSGQQLVVRAH, encoded by the exons ATGCGCGATTTGCACGTGGTGAAATCGGAAGAAGACGTTCTGCCTCCGCTGGCAAGGTGGTCGTTGCTACCGCCAAATCCGGAGGCTGTCTGGTACTTGCACCTCGATGACAGAGCTGGTGGTCGACACTATCTCAAGGTTCTGGAGTGTGAAAGCCCTGAGATCACTGGCTATTCAGCATGCCTACTTGACGAAGACCTGCTTTACCTGCATAGTCATCGTGAGGGCGAGGACTTTTCATTCTATAGTGAAGGTCGGGGAGACCGACTACACGCAGTATGGCTGTATTTTCCAGTTGAGAAGAACGAGCGGATCGTCGAAGTCTGGCGCCTGAGGAGAAGACCGGCATTCTGGCGCGATATCCTTCTG CTAAGAACGAACAAGAGTCGCGTTTTCTTTCTAGGAGCCAACGCCAACATGACCCAACCAGATGCCATCTTCGAACGTGTGGCCTTATTGACCGCCAAACCTTCTCGTCTCTGGTTCAGTTCTCAGGGAGACGGTGTTGACTGTCTTGCATTCGACTGTGAGGACAAACGCCATGACAAGAATGAAGCTCCCCCATCTTTCCATGACCCATCTACATGGTCCTCAAGGATGAGTGTCCAGCAGATCTTCAATAAATCGGTTAAACTTGGAGGTGTGACTGGACTCGTCCCCTGCAGAACTTGGATCCCAGGATCTACTGGGATTGTCGGTCTCATCTTCACCTACTCCGATGGCTCGAGGGAGTCAGTAGGACAAATCCGTCTCGATCACCTCCTTCCACCCATCGAGGTTGATCCGGCCGGAGAGATGTGGATAGGAGCCAGACTGCTTCAGCCCAGCGGCGCGGTCGTTGAGTCAATGAGAGTAATTCCGTCCACTGGCCAAACCTTCCATGGTGGGAACCCCTCCCAGGAAGGATTGACTTGGTTGAGGATACTTTGGAGGGGTCGCTTAGACTGGAACTTTCTGTATAGAAAATGCTTCATCAATGTCAGCGATCAGGCCAATGTAAATCAGCACATGAGCATTGATATGTTGCTGGAGAGCTGGGCCGGGAGAGAGTGGGAGAAAGAGGAGGTGTCAGGGCAGCAACTTGTTGTGCGTGCCCATTGA
- a CDS encoding hypothetical protein (EggNog:ENOG41) — MANRYGDALTCIAVSHASEQATQKWVSLLGGAWSVRVIVDEERAIYAAWGLGTSRWKESGWLGEKVAGAIQRKETNEKKPASTNNVDDEEDDGPLTTMGNKWQEAGAFAIDGTGTVIWGGKAARADDVMELEDGARILLA; from the exons ATGGCCAATCGATATGGCGATGCATTAACATGCATAGCCGTATCCCACGCCTCAGAGCAAGCAACTCAAAAATGGGTATCTCTTCTCGGCGGCGCCTGGAGCGTTCGCGTTATCGTCGATGAAGAGAGGGCTATTTATGCAGCTTGGGGTTTAGGGACGAGTA gatggaAAGAGTCGGGATGGTTGGGAGAGAAAGTGGCTGGAGCGATACAGAGAAAGGAGACGAATGAGAAGAAACCAGCGAGTACAAATAATgtggacgatgaagaagatgatggaccGTTGACGACGATGGGGAATAAGTGGCAGGAGGCTGGTGCTTTTGCTATCGATGGAACTGGGACGGTGATTTGGGGTGGAAAGGCGGCGAGGGCAGATGATGTTATGGAGTTGGAAGATGGAGCGAGAATCCTGTTAGCCTGA